In Anser cygnoides isolate HZ-2024a breed goose chromosome 16, Taihu_goose_T2T_genome, whole genome shotgun sequence, one genomic interval encodes:
- the OCSTAMP gene encoding osteoclast stimulatory transmembrane protein, translated as MESLRAGLGHISAAGLSVCAYCEAFLFPSVSRTAADLWCIYSKPVPAGGRELRALFLQCSCLAAVVGGLFYNWLFASLEYSWHLAVAMAVSFSLLLLLTLFLVHPARCVFSMIMPTLGTKQGRKLLLSTCVMIVAVNVTPNIVSNIKTILEVIKCICKNSSESLLNSTALLGTASWEFGEEIQAAGNSINIWRPMNGHFRFSLLRNSTLINQQMHLAGEKVRRDFLAVEELVKDSIRVGNKLVAGFSVLYLCFESAWYLKNYLTNLRFDNFYITKKLERLAMDRKAAHLLGGSSKNLIRPTGLKMSREEVLLCLVQALRLAVALTLMLVVVAMDHVAFSVADTAVRKVAQFSVVPVILNVKYSAKIQLLPFFPSLLQLPDKGSTLRDFEKSYHHDLTFSSARCSISPPLPPNPSVLLVMGLLFCIIYATVFLETYARRLCRKIAASFFESREEERALYLYSKLSRKHAEEQSCPKN; from the exons ATGGAGAGCTtacgggcagggctggggcacatCTCTGCTGCTGG GTTGAGTGTCTGCGCCTATTGTGAAGCCTTTCTGTTCCCAAGTGTGAGCAGGACGGCGGCAGATCTATGGTGCATTTACTCCAAGCCGGTCCCCGCAGGtggcagggagctgcgggcCCTGTTCCTGCAGTGCTCCTGCCTCGCCGCCGTGGTCGGAGGCCTCTTCTACAACTGGCTCTTTGCTTCCCTGGAGTACTCCTGGCACCTCGCTGTGGCGATGGCTGTCTCCTTcagcctgctcctcctcctgacCCTGTTCCTGGTGCACCCTGCCCGCTGTGTCTTCAGCATGATCATGCCCACGTTGGGCACCAAGCAAGGTCGGAAGCTCCTCTTGTCAACCTGCGTCATGATCGTGGCGGTTAACGTGACCCCGAACATCGTGAGCAACATTAAAACCATTCTGGAGGTCATCAAGTGCATCTGCAAGAATTCCTCCGAGAGCCTGTTGAACTCGACTGCTCTGCTGGGGACGGCTTCCTGGGAGTTCGGGGAGGAAATCCAAGCAGCCGGTAATTCCATTAATATTTGGAGGCCTATGAACGGGCATTTTAGGTTTTCACTGCTTCGCAACAGCACCCTGATTAACCAGCAGATGCACCTGGCTGGTGAGAAAGTCAGGAGGGACTTTTTGGCTGTGGAAGAACTGGTCAAAGACTCCATACGAGTGGGCAACAAACTGGTCGCTGGCTTTTCCGTGCTCTACCTCTGCTTTGAGTCTGCGTGGTATTTGAAAAATTACCTCACCAACCTCCGCTTTGACAATTTTTACATCACCAAGAAGCTGGAGCGTTTAGCCATGGACAGAAAAGCTGCTCACCTGCTGGGGGGCTCATCCAAAAACCTCATTCGGCCCACGGGCCTGAAGATGTCCCGGGAAGaagtgctgctgtgcctggtGCAGGCCCTGCGCCTCGCCGTGGCCCTGACGCtgatgctggtggtggtggcgaTGGACCACGTCGCCTTCAGCGTGGCGGACACAGCTGTGAGGAAGGTGGCTCAGTTCTCTGTGGTGCCCGTCATTCTCAACGTCAAATACAGT GCTAAAATACAGCTCCTGCCCTTTTTCCCGAGTCTGCTTCAGCTTCCTGACAAAGGATCGACCCTGCGGGACTTTGAGAAGAGTTACCACCACGACCTGACCTTCAGCTCTGCCCGCTGCAGCATcagccccccgctgccccccaacccctctgtGCTGCTTGTCATGGGGCTGCTCTTCTGCATCATCTACGCCACCGTGTTTCTGGAAACCTACGCACGGCGCCTGTGCAGGAAAATCGCTGCCTCCTTCTTCGAGAGCCGGGAGGAGGAGCGAGCACTTTACCTCTACAGCAAGCTGTCCAGGAAGCACGCGGAGGAGCAAAGCTGCCCGAAAAACTGA